The Candidatus Polarisedimenticolia bacterium nucleotide sequence CATCAGCGCCGCATGGAAGCCGTTTTCCAACGCCACGAGCGCCGCGAGCAGCGCCACGACCGTCTTTCCCGATCCGACATCTCCCAGGAGGATGCGGCTCATCGGTGACGCCCGGGAGAGATCGCGCAGAATCTCCTCCAGGACGCGGCTCTGGGCGGAAGTCAGCTTGAAGGGCGGAATCGAGGCGAGCAGGGCGCGAGTTCCGGGCGTGACTCGGAGCGGGAGGCCGGCCGACGATCTCCTGGCGCGGCGCGCTCGGATCAAGCGCTCTTGAAGCGTGAAGAGCTCCTCGAGCGCCAGCCGGCGATGCGCGGCGCTCCGTCCCTCGCGGAGGCTCTCGACCGGCGCATCGCGCGGCGGGAAATGGACCTCGCGGAGGGCGGTGGCGCGGGGCATCAGGAGCAGGCGGGAGATCGTTCCGGGCGGCAGCGGGTCGGGAGGATCGGCCGGCAGTCTCTTCAACGCCTCGTGGAGCATCCCCCGGATCCGCCGCGTGGAAAGACCGGCCAGGCTTCGATAAACCGGGACGATGCGCCCGGTGTGGATCCTCTCGGCATCCTCCGCCACGATCTCGAACTGCGGATTCTGGAGCCGGGGCCCCGTCTGCCCCTTGCCCGGAGGGCTCACTTCGCCGTACAGGACCGCCTCGCGCCCCTCCTTCAAGACGTTCCTCAAGTAAGGCTGGTTGTACCAGACGCAGGCGAGGGCCCCCGAATCGTCCGCCAGCCGGATCCGGAACAGGGTGAACCCCCGGACCCGCGTGCGCAGGAGCGCCGCGCCGGTGATTCTCCCGGTCACCGCGACCCGATCTCCCGGAACGAGGTTGGCGACGGGAACGAAGCGGCTGCGATCCTCGTAGCGGAAAGGGAGAAAGAGAAGGAAGTCCTCGACGGTGCGAATCCCCTCCTCCGCCAGCTTTTTCGCGCGGACCGGCCCGATCCCCCGAAGCGCACCGACGGGGGCGCCGAGATCCAGGCTCATGCGCGCCGTCCCCCGGGCGGGCTGGCCTCCGGTCCGGCCGGGGACTCGAGCGGCGCCCGCGCCCGACCCGGCAGGGCGAGAAAGATCCCGCCCAGCACGAGCGCCCCTCCCACGCACCACGTCGGCCGGAGCGGCTCGCCCAGCAGAAAGAAGGCGTAGACGCTTGCCAGGATCGGCTCCCCGAAAGCGGCCAGGTTCGCGTAGAAGACCTTCATCCGGCGTACCGCCCAGATGAAGGAGCCGTGGCCCACGAGCGTCGGGCCGGCGGCCATCAAGAAAAGCCACGGTAGGTCGCCTCGCGGGACGGCGAGAGACTCGCCGGACGCCAGGGCGGCGAGTCCGAGAAGGAGCGCCGCGGTTCCGTCGACGAACAAGAGGTAGCGGAAGAACGGCATCTCACGGCGAAGCCGCCGCCCGAGGATGAAATAGCCGGACCCGGCGGCGGCGCCCGCGAGCGCCAGAAGATCTCCCTTCAAGTGGCCCCCGGAGCGGACCGAGTCTCCGCCCATGATGATCGCCGTCCCGGCCAGGGCCAGCACCGCTCCCAGATAGAGGCGCGCCGGCGCTTCCTCTCCCAGGATCCGGCCCGAGAAGAGGGCCGAGAAGAGAGGTTGCGAGGCGACCAGCACCACGGAGCTGGCGACAGTCGTGTACGACAGCGAGCTGATCCAGGCGCCGAAATGGAGGGCGAGGAAGAGCCCGGCCAGGAAGACGAGTCGGGCCGAAGCGG carries:
- a CDS encoding DMT family transporter, which encodes MKRTSLAAGIVLALAILAVSWGAILVRFCGSAPLVVAFYRLALATALLVPLALVPAVAAPALPSAASARLVFLAGLFLALHFGAWISSLSYTTVASSVVLVASQPLFSALFSGRILGEEAPARLYLGAVLALAGTAIIMGGDSVRSGGHLKGDLLALAGAAAGSGYFILGRRLRREMPFFRYLLFVDGTAALLLGLAALASGESLAVPRGDLPWLFLMAAGPTLVGHGSFIWAVRRMKVFYANLAAFGEPILASVYAFFLLGEPLRPTWCVGGALVLGGIFLALPGRARAPLESPAGPEASPPGGRRA